Proteins co-encoded in one Aphelocoma coerulescens isolate FSJ_1873_10779 chromosome 21, UR_Acoe_1.0, whole genome shotgun sequence genomic window:
- the PLEKHG5 gene encoding pleckstrin homology domain-containing family G member 5 isoform X2, translating into MHFDGHIRFDLSPQGSILARNMSTRSCPPRTSPASDVEEEEEGPAESRGERRSSALKLPKKKAWRRHTDDPSKECFTLKFDLSIDIEAEIVPAVKKKSLGEVLLPVFERKAIELGKVDIYLDQSHTPLSLQFEAYRFGGHYLRVKAKPGDELKVEQAVRDARSASLPILHPASSAAFLGPVLEPLPGRREGTESVVGPKWHRSDGAGGSRGAWRYGSTAPGRRRKNITEFLGDTSIPSPEAALHSSSSLPTNGTDTWKNRAASRFSGFFGSGTSTGSFGRETEKLEQLVNRLHAYSTFGLPKLPPQLRFDRDSWEEDGDEAGLTMEDSWQQIIQGTEALSRRQCHQQEAIWELLHTEATYIRNLKVITDLFLSCLVNLQESGLLCEVDAERLFSNIGEIIRLHCKLWRSVMAPVLAKARQTRALLDPIDFLDGFKMFGSLFKPYVRYCMEEEGCMEYMRALLRDSELFRTYVTWAEKQEQCSRLKLSDMLVKPHQRLTKYPLLLKSILKKTDDPRARDAITTMISSVERFINDVNSRMRQRQERQRLDAILSRIDAYEVVEGSTDEVDKLLKEFLRLDLTAPIPGTSPEDTRQLLLEGSLRMREGKDSKMDVYCFLFTDLFLITKPFKKAERTKVIRQPLLVDRVICRELRDPGSFLLIYLNELGSAVAAYTFQTSGQLCRSWVEAVRNAQNLLQRLRQRRRMEEEEEEEEEEEGEDGESGTSAASSPTILRHSSTSPDSQQCPSDGSTETLAMVAADGGDELSSPDGDTGPFSSTSDGSSISTSTSIGTGTSAETPTSAETPIQELPAGALPVPLPQGVASPGSGCRSSSIDSAYGTLSPASLRDFGQQPEGTAEEGQEPSPAPPAPRPASPRLRRRTPVQLLPCPARALKSKSEASLPQLLSPTSPGPLSQSRSLSDLCAGSPRTSQDPAPLAAPGSSGSSTSELSEPEEPVESPASLPGELRRDPPAPARRTLSDPQSAQHRKLTLAQLYRIRTTLLLNSTLTAS; encoded by the exons ATGCACTTCGATGGCCACATCCGCTTCGACCTGTCCCCGCAAG GCTCCATCCTGGCCCGCAACATGTCGACACGCTCTTGTCCCCCGcgcaccagccctgcctctgatgtggaggaggaggaggagggtccGGCAGAGAGCAGAGG ggAGCGCAGGAGCTCAGCGCTGAAGCTGCCCAAGAAGAAGGCTTGGCGCAGGCACACGGAC gaccccagcaAGGAGTGCTTCACCTTGAAGTTCGACCTCAGCATCGACATCGAGGCAGAGATCGTGCCAGCTGTGAAGAAGAAGTCGCTGGG GGAAGTGCTGCTGCCAGTCTTTGAGAGGAAGGCAATCGAGCTGGGCAAGGTGGACATCTACCTGGACCAGTCCCACACGCCACTGTCCCTGCAGTTCGAGGCGTATCGCTTTGGGGGACACTACCTGCGGGTGAAAG CCAAGCCCGGGGATGAGCTGAAGGTGGAGCAGGCAGTGCGGGACGCCAGGTCAGCCAGCCTGCCCATCCTGCACcctgccagcagtgctgcatTCCTTGGGCCAGTGCTGGAGCCCCTGCCAGGACGCCGAGAGGGCACTGAGAGCGTG GTGGGCCCTAAGTGGCACAGGAGCGATGGGGCTGGCGGCAGCCGGGGCGCCTGGAGATATGGCAGCACA GCCCCGGGACGGCGAAGAAAGAACATAACGGAGTTCCTGGGAGAcaccagcattcccagccctgaggcagccctgcacagcagcagctctctgccCACCAATGGCACTGACACCTGGAAGAACCGCGCCGCCAGCCGCTTCAGTGGCTTCTTCGGCTCCGGCACTAGCACGGGCTCCTTCGGGCGG GAGACCGagaagctggagcagctggtgaACAGGCTGCATGCCTACAGCACCTTTGGGCTGCCCAAACTGCCGCCCCAGCTCCGCTTTGACCGCGACTCCTGGGAGGAGGACGGGGATGAGGCTGGGCTGACAATGGAGGACAGCTGGCAGCAGATCATCCAGGGCACAGAG GCCCTGTCACGCCGGCAGTGCCACCAGCAGGAAGCCatctgggagctgctgcacacCGAGGCCACCTACATCCGAAACCTCAAAGTCATCACTGAT CTCTTCCTCTCCTGCCTGGTGAACCTGCAGGAGTCAGGGCTGCTCTGTGAG GTGGATGCTGAGCGGCTCTTCAGCAACATCGGGGAGATCATCCGGCTGCACTGCAAGCTGTGGCGCAGTGTCATGGCCCCAGTGCTGGCCAAGGCACGACAGACCAGGGCACTGCTTGACCCCATTGACTTCCTTGATGGCTTCAAGATG TTCGGGTCCCTCTTCAAGCCCTATGTGCGGTATTGCATGGAGGAGGAGGGCTGCATGGAGTACATGCGGGCGCTGCTGCGGGACAGCGAGCTCTTCCGCACCTATGTGACG TGGGCCGAgaagcaggagcagtgcagccGCCTGAAGCTGAGCGACATGCTGGTAAAGCCCCACCAGCGCCTCACCAAGTACCCGCTGCTTCTCAAGTCTATCCTGAAGAAGACGGATGACCCACGCGCCCGTGACGCCATCACCACCATG ATCAGCTCTGTGGAGCGCTTCATCAACGATGTCAACTCGCGGATGCGCCagcggcaggagcggcagcgccTGGATGCCATCCTCAGCCGCATCGACGCCTATGAGGTGGTGGAGGGCAGCACAGACGAGGTGGACAAG CTGCTTAAGGAGTTCCTGCGGCTGGACCTGACGGCCCCCATCCCCGGCACCTCCCCGGAGGACACCCGGCAGCTCCTCCTCGAGGGCAGCCTGCGGATGCGGGAAGGTAAAGACAGCAAG ATGGACGTCTACTGCTTCCTCTTCACCGACCTCTTCCTCATCACCAAGCCCTTCAAGAAGGCTGAGCGCACCAAGGTGATCCGGCAGCCCTTGCTGGTGGACAGAGTCATTTGCCGGGAGCTCAGGGACCCGG gctccttcctcctcatctaCCTGAACGAGCTGGGGAGCGCTGTGGCCGCCTACACCTTCCAGACCAGTGGGCAGTTGTGCCGCAGCTGGGTCGAGGCAGTGCGCAATGCCCAG AACCTGCTGCAGCGGCTGCGGCAGCGCCGGcgcatggaggaggaggaggaagaggaggaggaggaggagggggaggacgGTGAGAGTGGCACCTCAGCTGCCAGTTCACCTACCATCCTGcgccacagcagcaccagcccagaCTCACAGCAGTG CCCCTCCGACGGCTCCACTGAGACTCTCGCCATGGTGGCGGCAGACGGTGGCGACGAGCTCTCCTCCCCAGACGGGGACACAGGACCCTTCAGCTCAACCTCAGACGGCTCCTCCATCAGCACCAGCACCTCCATCGGCACTGGCACCTCTGCCGAGACCCCCACCTCCGCAGAGACCCCCATccaggagctgcctgcaggCGCCTTGCCTGTTCCCCTGCCCCAAGGCGTGGCCTCCCCAGGCAGCGGCTGCCGCTCGTCCTCCATCGACAGCGCCTATGGCACGCTCTCACCTGCCTCCCTGCGGGACTTCGGCCAGCAGCCAGAGGGGACAGCcgaggaggggcaggagccctCCCCGGCCCCTCCGGCTCCACGGCCTGCCTCGCCCCGGCTGCGCCGCCGGACCCCcgtgcagctcctgccctgtccGGCCAGGGCGCTTAAGTCCAAGTCCGAGGCCAGCTTGCCCCAACTCCTCTCCCCCACTTCCCCAGGCCCCCTAAGCCAAAGCCGCAGCCTCTCCGACCTTTGTGCTGGTTCCCCCCGGACTAGCCAAGACCCCGCACCTCTGGCTGCCCCcggcagcagtggcagctccACATCAGAGCTCTCAGAGCCAGAGGAGCCAGTGGAGAGCCCGGCATCCCTCCCAGGGGAGCTCAGGCGCGACCCCCCGGCTCCTGCCCGCCGGACCCTCTCGGACCCACAGTCGGCACAGCACCGCAAGCTGACACTGGCGCAGCTGTACCGGATCCGGACCACGCTGCTGCTCAACTCCACGCTGACGGCCTCGTAA
- the PLEKHG5 gene encoding pleckstrin homology domain-containing family G member 5 isoform X3 yields the protein MHFDGHIRFDLSPQGSILARNMSTRSCPPRTSPASDVEEEEEGPAESRGERRSSALKLPKKKAWRRHTDDPSKECFTLKFDLSIDIEAEIVPAVKKKSLGEVLLPVFERKAIELGKVDIYLDQSHTPLSLQFEAYRFGGHYLRVKAKPGDELKVEQAVRDARSASLPILHPASSAAFLGPVLEPLPGRREGTESVAPGRRRKNITEFLGDTSIPSPEAALHSSSSLPTNGTDTWKNRAASRFSGFFGSGTSTGSFGRETEKLEQLVNRLHAYSTFGLPKLPPQLRFDRDSWEEDGDEAGLTMEDSWQQIIQGTEALSRRQCHQQEAIWELLHTEATYIRNLKVITDLFLSCLVNLQESGLLCEVDAERLFSNIGEIIRLHCKLWRSVMAPVLAKARQTRALLDPIDFLDGFKMFGSLFKPYVRYCMEEEGCMEYMRALLRDSELFRTYVTWAEKQEQCSRLKLSDMLVKPHQRLTKYPLLLKSILKKTDDPRARDAITTMISSVERFINDVNSRMRQRQERQRLDAILSRIDAYEVVEGSTDEVDKLLKEFLRLDLTAPIPGTSPEDTRQLLLEGSLRMREGKDSKMDVYCFLFTDLFLITKPFKKAERTKVIRQPLLVDRVICRELRDPGSFLLIYLNELGSAVAAYTFQTSGQLCRSWVEAVRNAQNLLQRLRQRRRMEEEEEEEEEEEGEDGESGTSAASSPTILRHSSTSPDSQQCPSDGSTETLAMVAADGGDELSSPDGDTGPFSSTSDGSSISTSTSIGTGTSAETPTSAETPIQELPAGALPVPLPQGVASPGSGCRSSSIDSAYGTLSPASLRDFGQQPEGTAEEGQEPSPAPPAPRPASPRLRRRTPVQLLPCPARALKSKSEASLPQLLSPTSPGPLSQSRSLSDLCAGSPRTSQDPAPLAAPGSSGSSTSELSEPEEPVESPASLPGELRRDPPAPARRTLSDPQSAQHRKLTLAQLYRIRTTLLLNSTLTASEV from the exons ATGCACTTCGATGGCCACATCCGCTTCGACCTGTCCCCGCAAG GCTCCATCCTGGCCCGCAACATGTCGACACGCTCTTGTCCCCCGcgcaccagccctgcctctgatgtggaggaggaggaggagggtccGGCAGAGAGCAGAGG ggAGCGCAGGAGCTCAGCGCTGAAGCTGCCCAAGAAGAAGGCTTGGCGCAGGCACACGGAC gaccccagcaAGGAGTGCTTCACCTTGAAGTTCGACCTCAGCATCGACATCGAGGCAGAGATCGTGCCAGCTGTGAAGAAGAAGTCGCTGGG GGAAGTGCTGCTGCCAGTCTTTGAGAGGAAGGCAATCGAGCTGGGCAAGGTGGACATCTACCTGGACCAGTCCCACACGCCACTGTCCCTGCAGTTCGAGGCGTATCGCTTTGGGGGACACTACCTGCGGGTGAAAG CCAAGCCCGGGGATGAGCTGAAGGTGGAGCAGGCAGTGCGGGACGCCAGGTCAGCCAGCCTGCCCATCCTGCACcctgccagcagtgctgcatTCCTTGGGCCAGTGCTGGAGCCCCTGCCAGGACGCCGAGAGGGCACTGAGAGCGTG GCCCCGGGACGGCGAAGAAAGAACATAACGGAGTTCCTGGGAGAcaccagcattcccagccctgaggcagccctgcacagcagcagctctctgccCACCAATGGCACTGACACCTGGAAGAACCGCGCCGCCAGCCGCTTCAGTGGCTTCTTCGGCTCCGGCACTAGCACGGGCTCCTTCGGGCGG GAGACCGagaagctggagcagctggtgaACAGGCTGCATGCCTACAGCACCTTTGGGCTGCCCAAACTGCCGCCCCAGCTCCGCTTTGACCGCGACTCCTGGGAGGAGGACGGGGATGAGGCTGGGCTGACAATGGAGGACAGCTGGCAGCAGATCATCCAGGGCACAGAG GCCCTGTCACGCCGGCAGTGCCACCAGCAGGAAGCCatctgggagctgctgcacacCGAGGCCACCTACATCCGAAACCTCAAAGTCATCACTGAT CTCTTCCTCTCCTGCCTGGTGAACCTGCAGGAGTCAGGGCTGCTCTGTGAG GTGGATGCTGAGCGGCTCTTCAGCAACATCGGGGAGATCATCCGGCTGCACTGCAAGCTGTGGCGCAGTGTCATGGCCCCAGTGCTGGCCAAGGCACGACAGACCAGGGCACTGCTTGACCCCATTGACTTCCTTGATGGCTTCAAGATG TTCGGGTCCCTCTTCAAGCCCTATGTGCGGTATTGCATGGAGGAGGAGGGCTGCATGGAGTACATGCGGGCGCTGCTGCGGGACAGCGAGCTCTTCCGCACCTATGTGACG TGGGCCGAgaagcaggagcagtgcagccGCCTGAAGCTGAGCGACATGCTGGTAAAGCCCCACCAGCGCCTCACCAAGTACCCGCTGCTTCTCAAGTCTATCCTGAAGAAGACGGATGACCCACGCGCCCGTGACGCCATCACCACCATG ATCAGCTCTGTGGAGCGCTTCATCAACGATGTCAACTCGCGGATGCGCCagcggcaggagcggcagcgccTGGATGCCATCCTCAGCCGCATCGACGCCTATGAGGTGGTGGAGGGCAGCACAGACGAGGTGGACAAG CTGCTTAAGGAGTTCCTGCGGCTGGACCTGACGGCCCCCATCCCCGGCACCTCCCCGGAGGACACCCGGCAGCTCCTCCTCGAGGGCAGCCTGCGGATGCGGGAAGGTAAAGACAGCAAG ATGGACGTCTACTGCTTCCTCTTCACCGACCTCTTCCTCATCACCAAGCCCTTCAAGAAGGCTGAGCGCACCAAGGTGATCCGGCAGCCCTTGCTGGTGGACAGAGTCATTTGCCGGGAGCTCAGGGACCCGG gctccttcctcctcatctaCCTGAACGAGCTGGGGAGCGCTGTGGCCGCCTACACCTTCCAGACCAGTGGGCAGTTGTGCCGCAGCTGGGTCGAGGCAGTGCGCAATGCCCAG AACCTGCTGCAGCGGCTGCGGCAGCGCCGGcgcatggaggaggaggaggaagaggaggaggaggaggagggggaggacgGTGAGAGTGGCACCTCAGCTGCCAGTTCACCTACCATCCTGcgccacagcagcaccagcccagaCTCACAGCAGTG CCCCTCCGACGGCTCCACTGAGACTCTCGCCATGGTGGCGGCAGACGGTGGCGACGAGCTCTCCTCCCCAGACGGGGACACAGGACCCTTCAGCTCAACCTCAGACGGCTCCTCCATCAGCACCAGCACCTCCATCGGCACTGGCACCTCTGCCGAGACCCCCACCTCCGCAGAGACCCCCATccaggagctgcctgcaggCGCCTTGCCTGTTCCCCTGCCCCAAGGCGTGGCCTCCCCAGGCAGCGGCTGCCGCTCGTCCTCCATCGACAGCGCCTATGGCACGCTCTCACCTGCCTCCCTGCGGGACTTCGGCCAGCAGCCAGAGGGGACAGCcgaggaggggcaggagccctCCCCGGCCCCTCCGGCTCCACGGCCTGCCTCGCCCCGGCTGCGCCGCCGGACCCCcgtgcagctcctgccctgtccGGCCAGGGCGCTTAAGTCCAAGTCCGAGGCCAGCTTGCCCCAACTCCTCTCCCCCACTTCCCCAGGCCCCCTAAGCCAAAGCCGCAGCCTCTCCGACCTTTGTGCTGGTTCCCCCCGGACTAGCCAAGACCCCGCACCTCTGGCTGCCCCcggcagcagtggcagctccACATCAGAGCTCTCAGAGCCAGAGGAGCCAGTGGAGAGCCCGGCATCCCTCCCAGGGGAGCTCAGGCGCGACCCCCCGGCTCCTGCCCGCCGGACCCTCTCGGACCCACAGTCGGCACAGCACCGCAAGCTGACACTGGCGCAGCTGTACCGGATCCGGACCACGCTGCTGCTCAACTCCACGCTGACGGCCTC GGAGGTCTGA
- the PLEKHG5 gene encoding pleckstrin homology domain-containing family G member 5 isoform X1: MAGRAWPGSTRGPAPPGPCTPGMQAPGRRRKNITEFLGDTSIPSPEAALHSSSSLPTNGTDTWKNRAASRFSGFFGSGTSTGSFGRETEKLEQLVNRLHAYSTFGLPKLPPQLRFDRDSWEEDGDEAGLTMEDSWQQIIQGTEALSRRQCHQQEAIWELLHTEATYIRNLKVITDLFLSCLVNLQESGLLCEVDAERLFSNIGEIIRLHCKLWRSVMAPVLAKARQTRALLDPIDFLDGFKMFGSLFKPYVRYCMEEEGCMEYMRALLRDSELFRTYVTWAEKQEQCSRLKLSDMLVKPHQRLTKYPLLLKSILKKTDDPRARDAITTMISSVERFINDVNSRMRQRQERQRLDAILSRIDAYEVVEGSTDEVDKLLKEFLRLDLTAPIPGTSPEDTRQLLLEGSLRMREGKDSKMDVYCFLFTDLFLITKPFKKAERTKVIRQPLLVDRVICRELRDPGSFLLIYLNELGSAVAAYTFQTSGQLCRSWVEAVRNAQNLLQRLRQRRRMEEEEEEEEEEEGEDGESGTSAASSPTILRHSSTSPDSQQCPSDGSTETLAMVAADGGDELSSPDGDTGPFSSTSDGSSISTSTSIGTGTSAETPTSAETPIQELPAGALPVPLPQGVASPGSGCRSSSIDSAYGTLSPASLRDFGQQPEGTAEEGQEPSPAPPAPRPASPRLRRRTPVQLLPCPARALKSKSEASLPQLLSPTSPGPLSQSRSLSDLCAGSPRTSQDPAPLAAPGSSGSSTSELSEPEEPVESPASLPGELRRDPPAPARRTLSDPQSAQHRKLTLAQLYRIRTTLLLNSTLTASEV; this comes from the exons ATGGCCGGCCGGGCTTGGCCAGGCAGCACCCGGGGTCCTGCACCCCCGGGGCCCTGCACCCCCGGGATGCAG GCCCCGGGACGGCGAAGAAAGAACATAACGGAGTTCCTGGGAGAcaccagcattcccagccctgaggcagccctgcacagcagcagctctctgccCACCAATGGCACTGACACCTGGAAGAACCGCGCCGCCAGCCGCTTCAGTGGCTTCTTCGGCTCCGGCACTAGCACGGGCTCCTTCGGGCGG GAGACCGagaagctggagcagctggtgaACAGGCTGCATGCCTACAGCACCTTTGGGCTGCCCAAACTGCCGCCCCAGCTCCGCTTTGACCGCGACTCCTGGGAGGAGGACGGGGATGAGGCTGGGCTGACAATGGAGGACAGCTGGCAGCAGATCATCCAGGGCACAGAG GCCCTGTCACGCCGGCAGTGCCACCAGCAGGAAGCCatctgggagctgctgcacacCGAGGCCACCTACATCCGAAACCTCAAAGTCATCACTGAT CTCTTCCTCTCCTGCCTGGTGAACCTGCAGGAGTCAGGGCTGCTCTGTGAG GTGGATGCTGAGCGGCTCTTCAGCAACATCGGGGAGATCATCCGGCTGCACTGCAAGCTGTGGCGCAGTGTCATGGCCCCAGTGCTGGCCAAGGCACGACAGACCAGGGCACTGCTTGACCCCATTGACTTCCTTGATGGCTTCAAGATG TTCGGGTCCCTCTTCAAGCCCTATGTGCGGTATTGCATGGAGGAGGAGGGCTGCATGGAGTACATGCGGGCGCTGCTGCGGGACAGCGAGCTCTTCCGCACCTATGTGACG TGGGCCGAgaagcaggagcagtgcagccGCCTGAAGCTGAGCGACATGCTGGTAAAGCCCCACCAGCGCCTCACCAAGTACCCGCTGCTTCTCAAGTCTATCCTGAAGAAGACGGATGACCCACGCGCCCGTGACGCCATCACCACCATG ATCAGCTCTGTGGAGCGCTTCATCAACGATGTCAACTCGCGGATGCGCCagcggcaggagcggcagcgccTGGATGCCATCCTCAGCCGCATCGACGCCTATGAGGTGGTGGAGGGCAGCACAGACGAGGTGGACAAG CTGCTTAAGGAGTTCCTGCGGCTGGACCTGACGGCCCCCATCCCCGGCACCTCCCCGGAGGACACCCGGCAGCTCCTCCTCGAGGGCAGCCTGCGGATGCGGGAAGGTAAAGACAGCAAG ATGGACGTCTACTGCTTCCTCTTCACCGACCTCTTCCTCATCACCAAGCCCTTCAAGAAGGCTGAGCGCACCAAGGTGATCCGGCAGCCCTTGCTGGTGGACAGAGTCATTTGCCGGGAGCTCAGGGACCCGG gctccttcctcctcatctaCCTGAACGAGCTGGGGAGCGCTGTGGCCGCCTACACCTTCCAGACCAGTGGGCAGTTGTGCCGCAGCTGGGTCGAGGCAGTGCGCAATGCCCAG AACCTGCTGCAGCGGCTGCGGCAGCGCCGGcgcatggaggaggaggaggaagaggaggaggaggaggagggggaggacgGTGAGAGTGGCACCTCAGCTGCCAGTTCACCTACCATCCTGcgccacagcagcaccagcccagaCTCACAGCAGTG CCCCTCCGACGGCTCCACTGAGACTCTCGCCATGGTGGCGGCAGACGGTGGCGACGAGCTCTCCTCCCCAGACGGGGACACAGGACCCTTCAGCTCAACCTCAGACGGCTCCTCCATCAGCACCAGCACCTCCATCGGCACTGGCACCTCTGCCGAGACCCCCACCTCCGCAGAGACCCCCATccaggagctgcctgcaggCGCCTTGCCTGTTCCCCTGCCCCAAGGCGTGGCCTCCCCAGGCAGCGGCTGCCGCTCGTCCTCCATCGACAGCGCCTATGGCACGCTCTCACCTGCCTCCCTGCGGGACTTCGGCCAGCAGCCAGAGGGGACAGCcgaggaggggcaggagccctCCCCGGCCCCTCCGGCTCCACGGCCTGCCTCGCCCCGGCTGCGCCGCCGGACCCCcgtgcagctcctgccctgtccGGCCAGGGCGCTTAAGTCCAAGTCCGAGGCCAGCTTGCCCCAACTCCTCTCCCCCACTTCCCCAGGCCCCCTAAGCCAAAGCCGCAGCCTCTCCGACCTTTGTGCTGGTTCCCCCCGGACTAGCCAAGACCCCGCACCTCTGGCTGCCCCcggcagcagtggcagctccACATCAGAGCTCTCAGAGCCAGAGGAGCCAGTGGAGAGCCCGGCATCCCTCCCAGGGGAGCTCAGGCGCGACCCCCCGGCTCCTGCCCGCCGGACCCTCTCGGACCCACAGTCGGCACAGCACCGCAAGCTGACACTGGCGCAGCTGTACCGGATCCGGACCACGCTGCTGCTCAACTCCACGCTGACGGCCTC GGAGGTCTGA